One Gloeobacter morelensis MG652769 DNA window includes the following coding sequences:
- a CDS encoding zinc metalloprotease, whose protein sequence is MKQKMLLMAALVVGWGAPALAEPKQGFTVGGFEFESQEAFIDSGARCAVAPPNPAVIKEVQQKLDRWTAARRRPDGTLEAVTTKTIPVAFHVIYSGSTGNISDTAIADQIRVLNDAFAPSGFQFQLASTDRTNNAGWFGMTPGSSAERSAKSALSVSPQTTLNFYSANPSGGLLGWATFPWYLDNDPDNDGVVVLYSSLPGGSAFPYDEGDTGTHEVGHWLGLYHTFQGGCSSSGDSVSDTPSEKSAAYGCPTGRDSCRRQSGLDPITNFMDYTDDACMVEFTGGQATRMQSSVATYRPAL, encoded by the coding sequence ATGAAACAAAAAATGCTGCTGATGGCTGCCCTGGTGGTGGGCTGGGGCGCCCCTGCGCTCGCGGAGCCGAAGCAAGGGTTTACGGTCGGCGGATTCGAGTTCGAATCGCAAGAAGCGTTTATCGATAGCGGTGCGCGGTGCGCAGTAGCGCCCCCAAACCCGGCGGTGATTAAAGAAGTGCAACAGAAGCTCGATCGCTGGACGGCGGCGCGCCGCCGTCCCGACGGTACCCTCGAAGCCGTCACCACCAAGACCATTCCGGTCGCTTTTCACGTCATCTACAGTGGCAGCACCGGCAACATCTCAGATACGGCCATCGCCGATCAAATTCGCGTGCTCAACGACGCCTTTGCCCCTTCCGGCTTCCAATTTCAACTCGCCTCGACCGACCGGACCAACAACGCCGGCTGGTTCGGTATGACCCCCGGTTCGAGTGCAGAGCGCTCCGCCAAATCCGCCCTGAGCGTCTCGCCCCAGACGACCCTCAACTTCTACTCCGCCAACCCGAGCGGCGGCTTGCTCGGTTGGGCGACTTTCCCCTGGTACCTCGACAACGACCCCGACAACGACGGGGTGGTGGTGCTTTACTCGTCGCTGCCGGGCGGCAGTGCCTTTCCGTACGACGAGGGCGACACCGGCACCCACGAGGTCGGCCACTGGCTGGGTCTTTATCACACCTTCCAGGGCGGTTGCTCCAGCAGCGGTGACTCAGTAAGCGACACACCCTCGGAGAAGTCGGCAGCCTACGGCTGTCCCACCGGCCGCGACAGTTGCCGTAGGCAGTCGGGCCTCGATCCGATCACCAACTTCATGGACTACACCGACGACGCCTGCATGGTCGAATTCACCGGCGGCCAGGCTACCCGCATGCAGTCGAGTGTGGCTACCTACCGCCCCGCGTTGTGA
- a CDS encoding DUF3110 domain-containing protein, translating into MQLCVLIFNSGSENEGIYTLNVDSENTVVAFESREDAERYANLLEAQDFIVPEVELIEAAEIKQFCEDSSLGLIVVEAGQLVIPPEKSKETLDWSPEPAALEPNSELERMRSMLEQMYRKSS; encoded by the coding sequence ATGCAACTTTGTGTGCTGATCTTCAATTCGGGGTCCGAGAACGAAGGTATCTACACGTTGAATGTCGATAGCGAGAACACCGTGGTCGCCTTCGAAAGTCGGGAGGATGCCGAGCGCTACGCCAACCTGCTCGAAGCCCAGGACTTCATAGTGCCGGAGGTCGAACTGATCGAAGCTGCGGAGATCAAGCAATTTTGTGAGGATTCGTCCCTTGGGCTGATCGTCGTCGAGGCGGGCCAGTTGGTGATACCGCCGGAGAAGTCCAAGGAGACCCTCGATTGGAGCCCTGAGCCGGCAGCCCTGGAGCCCAACAGCGAACTGGAGCGCATGCGGTCGATGCTTGAGCAGATGTACCGCAAGTCCTCCTAG
- a CDS encoding EVE domain-containing protein: MAHWLFKSEPGTYAIADLKADGTTDWSGVRNYQARNFMLAMRVGDLGFFYHSNANPTGVAGIVEVVREAYPDHTALDPASPYFDAKATAAKPIWQMVDVAFGAQFAEVVTLERLRATAGLEQMPLLQRGSRLSVLPVSPREWEIILKVARLPSNDQSSSSRLQLAVHAPVDEVNQ, encoded by the coding sequence ATGGCCCACTGGTTGTTCAAAAGCGAGCCGGGCACCTACGCGATAGCCGATCTGAAGGCGGACGGCACCACCGACTGGAGCGGTGTGCGCAACTACCAGGCCCGCAATTTCATGCTCGCCATGCGGGTGGGGGATCTGGGCTTTTTTTATCACAGCAACGCCAACCCCACCGGGGTGGCGGGCATTGTCGAAGTCGTGCGCGAAGCCTACCCTGACCACACCGCCCTCGATCCGGCCAGTCCCTACTTCGATGCGAAGGCAACGGCCGCAAAGCCCATCTGGCAGATGGTCGACGTTGCCTTTGGCGCGCAGTTTGCCGAGGTTGTCACCCTGGAGCGCCTGCGCGCCACGGCGGGTCTTGAACAGATGCCGTTGCTCCAGCGCGGCAGCCGCCTCTCGGTGCTGCCGGTGAGTCCCCGGGAGTGGGAGATTATCCTCAAGGTCGCCCGGCTTCCGAGCAACGATCAATCAAGCTCTTCTCGATTGCAACTTGCTGTGCACGCGCCCGTAGACGAAGTAAACCAGTAA
- a CDS encoding amino acid permease, whose protein sequence is MTLSRYLLKKTVADLQKEGGLDGGLKRTLGPINLISLGVGAIIGAGIFVITGQAAAQYAGPAITISFILAAFACAFAGLCYAEFAALLPISGSAYTYAYATLGELVAWIIGWDLIIEYALSAATVAVGWSGYVVSFLKDFGIVMPPQFTASLGQPVTLADGTTAAGLLNIPAVLIILALSLLLVVGVSESASVNGIIVVVKVAVIVAFLVFGASYIDTANWTPFIPEPVEPGRYGYFGILRAAGVIFFAYIGFDAVSTAAQEAKNPQRDMPIGILGSLVVCTVLYILVALVLTGIVDYRQLGVPDPIAVGVDAIGLGWLTFIVKIGAIAGLTSVMLVTLYGQTRIFYTMSRDGLLPPLFSAIHPRFKTPYLSTMLLGLFVSVVAGLVPLGILGELVSIGTLFAFIVVSAGVLFLRYRQPDLPRPFRCPLVPWVPLASIAACLALMSGLPADTWLRLFAWLGLGLLVYFVYGRVHSKLQSRRA, encoded by the coding sequence TTGACCCTGAGTCGATATCTTCTCAAAAAAACCGTGGCCGACCTGCAAAAAGAAGGAGGCCTCGACGGAGGGTTAAAGCGCACCCTCGGTCCCATCAACTTGATCAGCCTCGGGGTGGGTGCCATCATCGGCGCCGGGATTTTTGTGATCACGGGGCAGGCCGCTGCCCAGTACGCCGGGCCGGCCATCACCATTTCGTTCATCCTCGCCGCCTTCGCCTGTGCCTTTGCGGGGTTGTGCTACGCCGAATTCGCCGCTTTGCTTCCCATCTCCGGCAGCGCCTACACCTACGCCTACGCCACTCTGGGCGAACTGGTGGCCTGGATCATCGGCTGGGATTTGATTATCGAGTACGCGCTATCCGCCGCGACGGTGGCTGTCGGCTGGTCGGGCTATGTGGTGAGCTTTCTCAAAGATTTCGGCATTGTCATGCCGCCACAATTCACCGCCTCCCTTGGCCAACCGGTGACCCTCGCCGACGGTACGACGGCGGCCGGATTACTCAACATCCCGGCGGTGCTGATTATCCTGGCGCTCTCGCTGCTGTTGGTGGTGGGCGTGAGCGAATCGGCTTCCGTCAACGGCATCATTGTCGTCGTCAAAGTGGCCGTGATCGTCGCCTTTTTGGTTTTCGGCGCCAGTTACATCGACACGGCCAACTGGACGCCGTTTATTCCCGAACCGGTCGAACCGGGCCGATACGGGTACTTTGGTATCCTGCGGGCGGCGGGGGTGATCTTTTTTGCCTACATCGGCTTCGATGCGGTCTCCACCGCCGCCCAGGAAGCCAAAAATCCCCAGCGCGACATGCCCATCGGCATTCTGGGTTCACTGGTCGTCTGCACGGTGCTCTACATCCTGGTGGCCCTCGTGCTCACCGGGATCGTCGATTACAGGCAACTGGGCGTGCCCGACCCGATCGCCGTGGGTGTCGACGCCATCGGCCTGGGTTGGCTCACGTTCATCGTCAAAATCGGCGCCATCGCCGGGCTCACCTCGGTGATGCTCGTGACCCTGTACGGCCAGACGCGCATCTTCTACACGATGAGCCGCGACGGCCTGCTGCCGCCGCTATTTAGCGCCATCCACCCGCGCTTCAAGACCCCTTATCTCTCGACGATGCTGCTGGGTCTTTTTGTGAGCGTCGTCGCAGGCTTGGTCCCCCTGGGCATCCTGGGAGAACTGGTGAGCATCGGCACGCTGTTCGCCTTTATCGTCGTGAGCGCCGGAGTGCTCTTTTTGCGCTACCGCCAGCCGGATCTGCCCCGGCCTTTTCGCTGTCCGCTGGTGCCCTGGGTGCCGCTTGCCAGCATCGCCGCCTGCCTGGCGTTGATGTCCGGGCTACCCGCCGACACCTGGCTGCGGCTGTTTGCCTGGCTCGGGCTGGGATTACTGGTTTACTTCGTCTACGGGCGCGTGCACAGCAAGTTGCAATCGAGAAGAGCTTGA
- a CDS encoding AmpG family muropeptide MFS transporter gives MDTPRRIARVFTSRKLAALLFLGFSSGLPYNLTFDTLQAWMAGAGVTLTTIGLFSLARLPYSLKFLWSPAVDRFTPPIFGRRRGWIALMQLAVALVLAAMASVDPEGQLQVLALLAVLLALLSATQDIAFDAYRTDILDSQELGTGAALGVLGYRFALLVTSALAFRLAEWRSWPEVYLGMAALMAGGVLITLWSPEPRNLQPPPSLAEAVRLPLVEFFGRSGMGRGLAILAFIVLYKLSDTLAAAMTVPFLKTLFSEGTIGDIRGGVGFMATTIGVLAGGLLLNRFGINRSLWVFGALQAASNLGYFLLALAGKSPLLFAAVVTVEYGCAGLGTAAFVAFLMSLCDARYSATQYALLSSLMAVGGIVLGSTTGLVAEATGWPLFFVLTAVAALPGLLLLPLFAPWKEGAPAAAIKSTL, from the coding sequence TTGGATACGCCCCGCCGGATTGCTCGTGTTTTTACCAGCCGCAAACTGGCCGCCCTGCTGTTTTTGGGCTTCTCGTCGGGGTTGCCGTACAACCTGACTTTCGATACGCTGCAAGCCTGGATGGCGGGAGCGGGGGTGACCCTCACCACCATCGGGCTTTTTAGCCTGGCAAGACTGCCCTACTCGCTGAAGTTTCTCTGGTCCCCTGCAGTGGATCGCTTTACTCCTCCCATTTTTGGGCGGCGCCGGGGTTGGATTGCTTTGATGCAGCTCGCCGTCGCCCTGGTGCTGGCGGCGATGGCCTCGGTCGATCCCGAGGGCCAGTTGCAGGTATTGGCGTTGCTGGCGGTACTGCTCGCTTTATTGAGCGCCACGCAGGATATTGCCTTCGACGCCTACCGCACCGACATCCTCGATTCTCAAGAACTCGGCACCGGAGCCGCACTGGGAGTCCTGGGCTACCGGTTCGCGTTACTTGTGACGAGTGCCCTGGCCTTCCGGCTGGCCGAATGGCGCTCCTGGCCGGAGGTGTATCTGGGGATGGCCGCCTTGATGGCAGGGGGCGTCTTGATTACCCTCTGGTCGCCAGAACCTCGCAATCTTCAACCGCCCCCCAGTCTGGCTGAAGCGGTCCGCCTGCCGCTTGTGGAATTTTTCGGCCGTTCGGGAATGGGCCGGGGTCTGGCGATCCTGGCATTTATCGTGCTCTACAAGCTGAGCGACACGCTGGCCGCCGCGATGACCGTTCCTTTTTTGAAGACCCTCTTCAGCGAGGGCACCATCGGCGATATTCGCGGCGGGGTCGGCTTTATGGCGACCACGATTGGCGTGTTGGCGGGCGGTCTGCTGCTCAACCGTTTTGGAATCAACCGCTCTTTATGGGTCTTCGGTGCGCTACAGGCGGCGAGCAACCTCGGGTATTTTCTACTGGCCCTGGCTGGGAAAAGTCCGCTGTTGTTCGCTGCGGTGGTCACCGTCGAGTACGGTTGCGCGGGCCTGGGAACCGCCGCGTTCGTCGCCTTTTTGATGAGCCTGTGCGACGCGCGCTACTCGGCTACCCAATACGCACTGTTATCCAGCCTGATGGCCGTGGGCGGGATCGTGCTCGGGTCCACCACCGGGCTTGTGGCCGAGGCCACGGGCTGGCCGCTGTTCTTTGTGCTCACCGCCGTTGCCGCCCTGCCGGGGTTGCTGCTGCTGCCGCTATTTGCTCCCTGGAAAGAAGGCGCTCCCGCCGCAGCGATCAAAAGCACCTTGTGA
- a CDS encoding HNH endonuclease: protein MTRKSIDATLESKVRNWAKHRCSYCLLEQKYAGGFTLEIEHILPVQKGGLDVEENLALSCKWCNLSKGTKINGTHPATDQIVRLFNPRSDNWLDHFRWATDKVTLEGKTDIGQTTVSALNMNRPLALTVRRNWVIAGWHPPKSP from the coding sequence GTGACTCGCAAGTCCATTGATGCAACCCTCGAATCGAAGGTTAGAAATTGGGCAAAGCATCGGTGTAGCTACTGTCTGCTTGAGCAGAAATATGCAGGAGGTTTTACTTTGGAAATCGAACATATCTTGCCGGTTCAAAAAGGCGGTTTAGACGTGGAGGAAAACCTGGCTCTCTCGTGCAAGTGGTGCAATCTGTCTAAAGGAACGAAAATCAACGGCACCCATCCGGCTACGGACCAGATCGTGCGTTTGTTCAATCCGAGAAGCGACAACTGGTTGGACCATTTTCGATGGGCAACCGATAAGGTGACCCTGGAAGGCAAAACCGATATTGGTCAAACAACCGTATCGGCTTTAAACATGAACAGGCCACTGGCATTGACGGTGCGTAGGAACTGGGTGATTGCCGGATGGCATCCTCCGAAATCGCCATAG
- a CDS encoding AbrB family transcriptional regulator, translating to MPLQGKNLLKLIQENPGKSARQLAEMAGYATVTRTGQKRVNMSAFQSAVFEAKGGREAHYPIEVRQRGELIDGQKDVALLSTQRLKTLISISVAPEQDERLQRLLEMSRDGALEPAEQAELERLMALFEKNILRQSQAGAELARRKGFRAAKA from the coding sequence ATGCCTCTGCAGGGCAAGAATTTACTGAAGCTTATCCAGGAAAACCCCGGCAAATCCGCCAGGCAACTTGCCGAGATGGCCGGCTACGCGACGGTGACCAGGACGGGCCAAAAACGCGTCAATATGTCCGCTTTTCAAAGCGCTGTTTTTGAGGCAAAAGGTGGCCGCGAGGCACATTACCCTATTGAAGTGCGGCAACGTGGCGAGCTGATCGATGGTCAAAAAGATGTAGCACTCCTCAGCACCCAAAGATTAAAAACCCTGATTTCAATCTCCGTTGCACCGGAGCAGGACGAGCGGTTGCAGCGGTTGCTCGAAATGAGTCGCGACGGCGCTCTGGAGCCTGCCGAGCAAGCGGAACTTGAAAGGTTGATGGCTTTGTTTGAGAAGAACATTTTGAGGCAATCGCAAGCTGGAGCCGAGCTGGCACGCCGTAAGGGTTTCCGGGCAGCGAAAGCGTGA
- the murG gene encoding undecaprenyldiphospho-muramoylpentapeptide beta-N-acetylglucosaminyltransferase has product MRKPRLLIAASGTGGHIFPALAVAAELSEFEIAWLGVPDRLEHKLVPGRYPLHTVPLQGLNRTPGPQWLSAANQTLAAYRYARNLLGKERFAGVFTTGGYIAAPAVLAARSLNLPAIGHESNVLPGKVIRYLARWMRFLGLGFAESATYVNGATTRWVGTPVRPEFLISPNPLLDIPVPPAAPLIVVMGGSQGARAINQMVGECAPGWLERGWWIVHLTGAGEYDAVREGAPDHPAYRIYAFWEKMAPLMARADLAISRAGAATLSELLVTGTPSILIPYPFAAEDHQTINAEALVRAGTALQFSQSALDAPLLDRTVQALLDSPETLTRMAASARRLAVPDAARRTADLVRECLRA; this is encoded by the coding sequence ATGCGCAAGCCGCGGTTGCTGATCGCCGCGAGCGGCACCGGCGGCCATATCTTTCCGGCCCTGGCGGTGGCTGCCGAATTGAGCGAATTTGAGATCGCCTGGCTTGGGGTTCCCGACCGGCTGGAGCACAAACTGGTTCCCGGCCGCTACCCGCTGCACACCGTTCCTCTACAGGGGCTCAACCGCACACCCGGCCCCCAGTGGCTCTCTGCCGCCAACCAGACCCTTGCGGCCTACCGCTACGCCCGCAATCTCTTAGGTAAAGAACGCTTCGCGGGAGTATTCACCACCGGCGGCTACATCGCCGCCCCGGCGGTGCTCGCCGCCCGCAGCCTGAACCTGCCTGCCATCGGCCACGAGTCGAACGTGCTGCCGGGCAAGGTGATTCGCTATCTGGCGCGCTGGATGCGGTTTTTGGGTCTCGGCTTCGCCGAATCGGCCACTTACGTGAATGGAGCCACCACCCGCTGGGTAGGCACGCCGGTGCGCCCCGAGTTTTTGATTTCCCCCAATCCGCTGCTCGATATTCCGGTGCCGCCTGCAGCGCCCTTGATCGTGGTGATGGGGGGCTCCCAGGGAGCCAGGGCGATCAATCAGATGGTGGGTGAATGCGCCCCCGGCTGGCTCGAGCGCGGCTGGTGGATCGTGCATCTCACCGGGGCTGGTGAATACGACGCCGTGCGCGAGGGCGCCCCCGACCACCCCGCCTACCGCATCTACGCCTTCTGGGAAAAGATGGCTCCGCTGATGGCCCGCGCGGATCTCGCCATCAGCCGGGCCGGGGCGGCGACCCTCAGCGAACTGCTCGTCACCGGCACCCCATCGATATTGATCCCCTATCCGTTTGCCGCTGAAGATCACCAGACCATCAACGCCGAAGCCCTCGTGCGCGCCGGCACGGCCCTGCAGTTTTCTCAATCCGCCCTCGATGCCCCTCTGTTGGACCGCACCGTCCAGGCCCTGTTGGATAGCCCCGAAACCCTCACCCGCATGGCCGCAAGCGCCCGCAGGCTCGCAGTCCCCGACGCCGCCCGCCGCACAGCCGATCTGGTGCGCGAGTGTCTTCGCGCGTAG
- a CDS encoding PP2C family protein-serine/threonine phosphatase, with product MSTSPLPKFPAESGQSPPALTLMDLASQLNREQRKIQDLLSSLGFALRSLSNLNQLLELIPLMAARVTDAEAGAVVLFAEDSQPGLVKLYCPDTKWQPALETILDGLRHLSAEQAAAEERLGNDPWVVSHSTSILVKSALRGRLYVFSRAANYQWTEGRQKLLRLVADQTAVAVENDSLNKELQRKEKLDRELEIGSEIQAQLLPRSCPRINGITLAARCQSADKVGGDYYDFIPITNTNRWGIVIGDVMGKGVPAGLLMTMTRGMLRAEVLRQDPPALILQHLNHVMFTDLENSNRFVTLFYSEYDPNTRTLHYSNAAHIPPIYWNASAGETYLLDNPGMLIGLDPESHYQQSSLQLHPGDAVIYYTDGFTEAADRNNNRFGEQGLNQAVRWAVTHYESPEQILEYLYEQLRQFCPSGRCGDDMTLIVLKAQ from the coding sequence ATGTCAACCTCACCTTTGCCCAAGTTCCCCGCCGAATCCGGCCAGTCTCCCCCGGCGCTGACGCTGATGGATCTGGCCAGCCAACTCAACCGGGAACAGCGCAAAATCCAGGATCTGCTCAGCTCGCTGGGTTTTGCCCTGCGCAGTCTGAGCAACCTCAACCAGCTTCTCGAACTCATTCCGCTGATGGCGGCGCGGGTAACGGACGCGGAGGCCGGGGCGGTCGTGCTCTTTGCCGAAGACAGCCAGCCGGGCCTGGTGAAGCTTTACTGCCCGGATACCAAGTGGCAGCCGGCTCTAGAAACGATCCTCGACGGGTTGCGCCACCTGAGTGCCGAGCAGGCGGCGGCTGAGGAGCGCCTCGGCAACGATCCGTGGGTGGTAAGCCACAGCACTTCGATCCTGGTCAAAAGTGCCCTGCGCGGCCGTTTGTACGTCTTTTCGCGCGCCGCCAATTATCAGTGGACCGAGGGACGCCAGAAGCTGTTGCGCCTGGTGGCCGACCAGACCGCCGTGGCGGTCGAAAACGACTCGCTCAACAAAGAACTGCAGCGCAAGGAAAAGCTCGATCGCGAATTGGAGATTGGCTCTGAGATTCAGGCGCAGCTGCTGCCCAGAAGCTGCCCGCGCATCAACGGGATTACCCTCGCAGCCCGCTGCCAATCCGCCGATAAGGTGGGCGGCGACTACTACGACTTTATTCCGATCACCAACACCAACCGCTGGGGCATCGTGATTGGCGATGTGATGGGCAAAGGCGTGCCCGCCGGGCTGCTGATGACGATGACCCGCGGCATGCTCAGAGCCGAGGTGCTCCGGCAAGATCCGCCCGCGCTCATCCTGCAGCACCTCAACCACGTCATGTTCACGGATCTGGAAAATTCCAACCGGTTTGTGACGCTCTTTTATTCGGAGTACGACCCGAATACCCGCACACTGCACTACAGCAACGCCGCCCACATTCCGCCCATTTACTGGAACGCCAGTGCGGGCGAGACCTACCTGCTCGACAACCCCGGCATGCTCATCGGCCTCGACCCGGAGAGTCACTACCAGCAGTCGAGCCTGCAACTGCACCCCGGCGACGCGGTGATCTACTATACCGACGGCTTCACCGAGGCCGCCGACCGCAACAACAACCGCTTCGGGGAGCAGGGGCTCAACCAGGCGGTGCGTTGGGCGGTTACCCACTACGAATCGCCCGAGCAAATTCTTGAATACCTCTACGAACAACTGCGCCAGTTCTGCCCGAGCGGTCGCTGCGGCGACGACATGACGCTGATCGTGCTCAAAGCCCAGTAG
- a CDS encoding sodium:solute symporter family protein, producing MQLNALDWAVVGIYLAMLLSIGWSLRKFAQQGLENYFLGGRNLPGWLNGISYASTCLNADVAPFYCGLAVATGLYMGWFYIARFGWALLIGGVLFAVFWRRLKIFTSPEFYELRFAGRGASWMRGWIAFRSAFIAIVAWTGAGLLGMTKVVIPIFGLGKVETMLLVVPVILVYLYFSGYLGVVITDALQSLFIFLGSLVLLVAVLVDFGGPVGLGEALAQLPDGAKVLSSVPPLEDKYVSLFAVIAFTLGTSIGYGGDVAPLGGAMEGQRILSCRNGREAARMYVWTEVVLFLFLLALSLPALGAMVVWPGLHTGAMDPELAYGMLIEKYIPSGLLGMVLVSIIASLMSTVSSNLNFGAQVVVNDIYRRYWRPDKPDAHYLKVGKAVTLLILAMSLGVVFGVNYLLDIAIFMIGLSAAELPANWAQWWWWRFNTKARLTASIGGPLIYVLVRFVLLPEQDFAVWILASMALTTVAWVGVALLTPPDDETTLARFYERARPLGWWGPVARRARPATEAVLTQEE from the coding sequence ATGCAACTGAACGCGCTGGACTGGGCCGTCGTCGGCATCTATCTTGCCATGCTGCTGTCGATCGGCTGGTCGTTGCGCAAATTCGCCCAGCAGGGCCTTGAGAACTATTTTCTGGGCGGCCGCAACCTGCCGGGCTGGCTCAACGGCATTTCCTATGCGAGCACCTGCCTGAACGCCGATGTGGCCCCATTTTATTGCGGACTGGCCGTCGCCACGGGCCTGTACATGGGCTGGTTTTACATCGCCCGCTTCGGTTGGGCGCTTTTGATTGGTGGGGTGCTTTTTGCCGTATTCTGGCGGCGGCTGAAGATTTTTACCTCGCCGGAATTTTACGAACTGCGCTTTGCGGGCCGGGGAGCGAGCTGGATGCGCGGCTGGATCGCCTTTCGCTCGGCATTTATCGCGATTGTCGCCTGGACGGGGGCGGGGCTTCTGGGCATGACCAAGGTCGTGATCCCGATATTCGGCCTGGGCAAAGTCGAGACGATGCTGCTGGTCGTCCCGGTTATCCTGGTGTACCTCTACTTCAGCGGCTACCTGGGGGTGGTGATCACCGACGCACTCCAGTCGCTGTTTATTTTTCTGGGCAGCCTGGTGCTGCTGGTGGCCGTACTTGTCGATTTTGGCGGGCCGGTCGGTCTGGGGGAGGCCCTGGCGCAACTGCCCGACGGTGCCAAAGTCCTAAGCAGTGTGCCGCCACTAGAAGACAAGTACGTCTCGCTCTTTGCGGTGATCGCCTTCACCCTCGGCACCTCGATCGGCTACGGCGGCGACGTCGCTCCCCTGGGCGGCGCCATGGAGGGCCAGCGCATCCTCTCGTGCCGCAACGGCCGGGAGGCGGCGCGCATGTACGTCTGGACCGAGGTGGTGCTGTTTTTGTTCTTGCTGGCACTGTCGCTGCCGGCGCTGGGGGCGATGGTCGTCTGGCCGGGATTGCACACGGGGGCGATGGACCCGGAACTGGCCTACGGCATGCTCATCGAAAAATACATCCCGAGCGGCCTGCTGGGGATGGTGCTGGTGTCGATCATCGCTTCGCTGATGTCCACGGTCAGTTCCAATCTCAACTTCGGCGCCCAGGTGGTCGTCAACGACATCTACCGCCGCTACTGGCGCCCCGACAAACCCGACGCGCACTATCTCAAAGTCGGCAAGGCGGTGACGCTACTCATTTTGGCCATGTCCCTGGGTGTCGTCTTCGGCGTCAATTACCTGCTTGACATCGCCATATTTATGATCGGCCTGAGTGCTGCGGAACTACCCGCCAACTGGGCGCAGTGGTGGTGGTGGCGCTTCAACACCAAAGCTCGGCTCACCGCGTCGATCGGCGGTCCGCTCATCTACGTGCTGGTGCGCTTCGTGCTGCTGCCTGAGCAGGATTTTGCCGTTTGGATTCTCGCTTCGATGGCGCTGACGACCGTGGCCTGGGTGGGTGTGGCGCTGTTGACTCCGCCCGACGATGAAACCACCCTCGCGCGCTTCTACGAGCGCGCCCGGCCGCTGGGCTGGTGGGGACCGGTGGCCCGGCGCGCCCGGCCCGCCACCGAAGCGGTGCTCACCCAGGAGGAGTAG
- a CDS encoding DUF5700 domain-containing putative Zn-dependent protease encodes MAILNKRPHWVKQAIWTTLAGLLGAMATAPVVDAAPEASKPAAVKGSDAASAYKTVDVMPDFWRFWEQAPGKPLPERVALFRQMVIQPHQALYDATVGTVDDQRLSEYLGSIDKYVPALRRLSGQLVREVSTNYTGFKKIFPDMAWSGTVYLMPSLYRFDGQTNQVEGRQALLFGPDTMARYKYAKLGVLIQHELFHLYHEQVNAKEFKEANGSPDQAPVYLQLWTEGLATYASAKLNPGASTNEVLLSAPLAQKGPALLPRIAEQLLPKLDSTAKADASRFFDGGAKSKDLPARSGYYAGMRVAEELSKTFTLAEMARLGGPLLRREIENVLITFKDGQKTPSPTPPG; translated from the coding sequence ATGGCAATCCTCAATAAACGGCCGCACTGGGTGAAACAAGCCATCTGGACCACGCTCGCCGGACTGCTGGGAGCGATGGCAACGGCCCCAGTGGTTGATGCCGCCCCCGAAGCGAGCAAACCTGCCGCCGTCAAGGGCAGCGATGCGGCCAGTGCCTACAAGACAGTCGATGTGATGCCGGATTTCTGGCGCTTTTGGGAGCAGGCTCCCGGCAAGCCTTTGCCGGAGAGGGTGGCCTTGTTTCGGCAGATGGTGATCCAGCCCCATCAAGCGCTCTACGACGCGACCGTGGGCACCGTGGACGACCAGCGGTTGAGTGAATATTTGGGCAGCATCGACAAGTACGTTCCTGCCCTGCGCAGATTGAGCGGGCAGCTTGTCCGGGAAGTGTCCACCAACTATACCGGTTTCAAAAAAATCTTTCCCGATATGGCCTGGAGCGGCACAGTTTACCTGATGCCATCGCTCTACCGCTTCGACGGGCAGACCAACCAGGTCGAAGGGCGGCAGGCGCTGCTATTCGGACCCGATACCATGGCCCGCTACAAGTACGCAAAGCTCGGCGTGCTCATTCAGCACGAACTATTCCATCTCTACCACGAGCAGGTCAATGCCAAGGAATTCAAAGAAGCGAACGGTTCACCGGATCAAGCGCCCGTCTATCTGCAGCTGTGGACGGAGGGGCTGGCCACCTACGCTAGTGCCAAGCTCAATCCCGGGGCGAGTACCAATGAAGTGCTTCTGAGCGCCCCCTTGGCTCAAAAAGGACCGGCGCTGTTGCCGCGCATCGCAGAGCAATTGCTGCCCAAACTCGATTCGACGGCAAAAGCGGACGCGAGCCGCTTTTTTGACGGCGGCGCCAAGAGCAAGGATCTACCCGCGCGCAGCGGCTACTACGCGGGGATGCGGGTGGCGGAGGAGCTGAGCAAAACCTTTACCCTTGCGGAGATGGCCCGCCTCGGAGGCCCCCTGCTGCGCAGAGAAATCGAGAACGTTTTGATTACCTTCAAAGACGGCCAGAAAACCCCGTCGCCTACTCCTCCTGGGTGA